A window from Nitrososphaerota archaeon encodes these proteins:
- a CDS encoding ABC transporter permease, producing MIVVPMLSKSYLVKRASLLAITLIVATYLTVIIANGGGLVDQILASQIRFDISSTLSRDPSFNRLPEDEREKLLEQRIELAIHAKGLDQPFIVRSFIYLVDALTLRLGQALVIKSNTGSRAVIDIIMERLPATVALFTTATIIYSVLGILVGLAMARKPGGLFDRLMTMLAVITGVIPPWFFAIIFLLLFAFYIRLFPFGGFVSVPSPTDPFLYALDVLYHMVLPLITWIIASFPFWAYITRNIVIQTIGEDFVTMAKAKGLPESTVLRRYVLRPSLPPIITNVALALIASWQGAIITEVVFGWPGIGNLLNLAILSTDAPVVIGAAVMYAYLLVATVLILDIIYSLVDPRLKIG from the coding sequence TTGATAGTAGTGCCAATGTTATCGAAGAGCTACCTTGTGAAGAGGGCTTCCTTACTAGCCATAACACTCATCGTAGCTACGTACCTCACAGTAATCATCGCAAATGGCGGGGGGCTCGTAGATCAGATACTAGCAAGCCAAATCAGGTTTGATATTTCATCCACTCTAAGTAGAGACCCATCTTTTAACAGATTACCCGAAGATGAGAGAGAGAAGCTGTTGGAGCAGAGAATTGAATTAGCTATACACGCTAAAGGGCTTGACCAACCATTCATCGTAAGAAGCTTCATCTATCTAGTCGATGCGCTAACTCTTAGGCTTGGGCAAGCCCTCGTAATAAAAAGTAATACAGGTTCAAGAGCAGTCATAGACATAATAATGGAGAGGCTTCCAGCTACTGTAGCGCTCTTCACAACAGCTACAATAATCTATAGTGTTTTAGGCATCCTCGTAGGTTTAGCTATGGCTAGAAAGCCGGGTGGATTATTTGATAGACTTATGACTATGCTTGCTGTAATAACAGGTGTCATACCCCCTTGGTTCTTCGCAATAATCTTTCTACTCCTCTTCGCCTTCTACATTAGGCTCTTCCCTTTCGGAGGATTTGTTAGCGTACCTTCACCAACAGACCCATTCCTTTACGCTCTTGATGTTCTGTATCATATGGTTCTCCCTCTAATCACTTGGATTATCGCTTCATTCCCCTTTTGGGCTTATATCACTAGAAACATAGTCATCCAAACCATAGGAGAAGATTTTGTGACGATGGCCAAAGCTAAAGGTCTACCCGAAAGCACGGTTCTTAGAAGATATGTTCTCAGACCATCTCTACCACCCATAATAACCAATGTAGCTCTAGCTCTAATCGCCTCTTGGCAAGGCGCTATAATCACTGAAGTGGTCTTTGGCTGGCCCGGCATCGGTAATCTACTCAACTTAGCGATCCTATCTACCGATGCCCCGGTAGTTATCGGTGCTGCCGTCATGTACGCTTACCTACTTGTTGCCACCGTACTGATACTGGACATAATCTACAGCCTTGTGGACCCAAGATTAAAGATCGGTTGA
- a CDS encoding ABC transporter permease: MSSAPIGIKSVIHEIIHSKSGLTGVVILAFILLTSLAALVSPANIVEKWNDPQAWLDNPRLAAPEWTTLFTGGNPAKTIILKPQDFKKDVQQLQPSGTKIELRARIVYDYDTPPSEMNLMLKIAGEARSLVTLKWVRPDGSSIELLREVTEPGSKTIFTYIDREVTANIQAYLRKIGVADNLPTGVTLFSSEKSLIEGTPKLIKSHDVKPSKPYELIVEATSESKGFNVEAQLNLLGVVYGLCGTDNLRRDIFIGIVWGAPIALAFGLVAAFVVTLIQAIFGAISGYYGSKVDEIIQRITDVYLVLPFLSLLITIQFIYKTTIWTLLIAVIALSLFGGVTKSVRSMALQIREEPYIEAAKSYGASRRRILFLYILPRLLPYTFANITVSVPAYVFLEASLSILGLGDPALPTWGKLISEAFSGGAAYYGYWWWIIIPSMFIVLVSTAFALIWYSLDKVLNPRLREE; encoded by the coding sequence ATGAGCAGCGCACCCATAGGCATAAAATCTGTTATCCACGAAATCATACATTCAAAGAGCGGTCTTACAGGCGTAGTGATCCTAGCGTTCATATTATTAACATCACTAGCCGCCTTGGTTTCACCAGCGAACATCGTCGAGAAATGGAATGACCCACAAGCTTGGCTTGATAACCCTAGACTCGCAGCACCCGAATGGACCACTCTATTCACTGGAGGAAACCCAGCCAAGACGATCATACTTAAACCCCAAGATTTCAAGAAGGATGTTCAACAGCTTCAGCCAAGCGGTACCAAGATAGAGCTTAGAGCAAGAATAGTTTATGACTATGATACCCCTCCATCCGAAATGAACCTCATGTTAAAAATCGCTGGTGAAGCGAGATCCCTAGTCACATTAAAATGGGTTAGACCAGACGGCAGTTCCATCGAGCTTCTAAGAGAAGTCACCGAACCAGGATCTAAAACTATATTCACATACATAGATAGAGAAGTAACTGCAAATATACAAGCATATCTCAGAAAGATCGGTGTTGCAGATAACCTCCCTACTGGTGTTACTCTATTCTCCAGCGAGAAATCTCTGATCGAAGGTACGCCTAAGCTCATCAAATCACACGATGTTAAGCCCTCAAAACCCTATGAACTAATAGTAGAAGCAACATCAGAAAGTAAAGGGTTCAACGTTGAAGCCCAACTAAATCTTCTAGGCGTAGTCTATGGCTTATGCGGAACAGATAATCTGAGAAGAGATATATTCATCGGCATCGTTTGGGGCGCACCCATAGCTTTAGCATTCGGCCTAGTAGCTGCATTTGTAGTAACCCTTATCCAAGCAATATTCGGAGCTATAAGTGGTTACTACGGATCTAAAGTGGACGAAATCATACAGAGAATCACGGACGTGTATCTCGTGCTCCCTTTTCTATCTCTTCTAATAACTATCCAATTCATATACAAGACTACGATATGGACCCTTCTTATAGCAGTAATAGCCCTATCACTATTCGGCGGTGTCACAAAGTCTGTTAGAAGCATGGCACTACAAATCCGCGAAGAACCCTACATCGAGGCTGCAAAATCTTACGGCGCAAGTAGACGCAGAATTCTATTCCTCTACATATTACCTAGGTTACTGCCCTACACATTCGCCAACATAACCGTCTCAGTACCAGCCTACGTGTTTCTAGAAGCTAGTCTAAGCATCCTTGGATTAGGTGACCCCGCGTTACCTACTTGGGGGAAGCTAATCAGCGAAGCCTTTTCAGGCGGAGCAGCCTACTATGGGTACTGGTGGTGGATCATCATACCCTCAATGTTCATAGTACTTGTCAGTACCGCGTTCGCTTTAATCTGGTACTCACTTGATAAAGTCCTAAACCCAAGGTTGAGAGAAGAATGA
- a CDS encoding ABC transporter ATP-binding protein, protein MNTILALKDLTLYYRTRRGAVKAVDGVSLDLKEGRCLSIVGESGCGKSSMAYAIMRILPRNVHTYRGEVIFEGKDLLSLPESELSKEVWLKKMAMVFQGAMNSLNPVLSVGEQVSEVFTLHAGMSKTEAQKKAAELLELVRLPATLIDKYPHELSGGMKQRVVIAIALSMKPKLLILDEPTSALDVITQANIINLLKKLQDEFNLTYIFITHDLGLASELSDYIAVMYAGKIVESGDARSVLTDPKHPYTQKLLAATPKLLEEAKLEFIPGSPPDLAYPPTGCRFHPRCPFVMDACRLNEPKPTKLSEDRYVSCLLWERV, encoded by the coding sequence ATGAATACAATACTAGCCCTAAAAGATTTAACATTATACTACCGAACTCGGAGAGGTGCTGTTAAAGCCGTTGATGGCGTAAGCTTAGATCTTAAGGAAGGCCGCTGCTTATCTATTGTAGGAGAATCTGGTTGTGGAAAGAGTTCTATGGCCTATGCGATAATGAGGATACTACCCCGAAATGTACACACATATAGAGGTGAAGTGATATTTGAAGGTAAGGACTTGCTGAGTCTCCCGGAAAGCGAGTTAAGCAAAGAGGTTTGGTTAAAGAAGATGGCCATGGTCTTCCAAGGCGCGATGAACTCACTTAACCCAGTACTTAGCGTAGGAGAACAGGTTTCAGAAGTCTTCACACTACACGCTGGAATGAGCAAGACAGAAGCACAGAAGAAAGCCGCTGAGTTATTGGAGCTGGTCAGACTACCAGCTACGCTGATAGATAAATATCCCCACGAGCTAAGCGGCGGCATGAAGCAAAGAGTTGTTATAGCCATAGCTTTGAGCATGAAACCCAAGCTGTTGATCTTAGATGAGCCTACTTCAGCGTTGGATGTTATAACCCAGGCAAACATAATCAACCTTCTGAAGAAGCTACAAGATGAGTTCAATCTTACATACATCTTCATAACCCACGATCTAGGATTAGCTAGCGAGCTCAGTGACTACATAGCTGTAATGTATGCAGGCAAAATCGTTGAATCGGGTGACGCAAGATCTGTTTTAACAGACCCAAAGCACCCCTACACGCAGAAACTACTGGCGGCGACACCCAAGCTTCTTGAGGAAGCGAAGCTCGAATTCATCCCAGGTTCGCCGCCTGATCTAGCCTATCCACCAACAGGCTGCAGATTTCACCCCCGTTGCCCGTTCGTTATGGATGCTTGTAGACTTAATGAGCCAAAGCCTACCAAGCTTTCAGAAGACCGATATGTATCTTGTCTACTGTGGGAGAGGGTTTGA